The proteins below come from a single Desulfomonile tiedjei genomic window:
- a CDS encoding tripartite tricarboxylate transporter substrate binding protein, translating to MRSASWMLTLAVLLCALALCPAVGLAAGFPDKPITVIVPYPAGGSTDVAIRALAEAAKKHLGQPVIVENKSGGGGAVGVGSIVGKKPDGYLLSVAVTSLLRNSYINKLPFDTVKDLTPIIRVGGYLYGIVVKSDSQFKDLGELVAHAKANPGKLTYMASGVGTGGHVAMEELAYNTGIKLSHIPSKGDQESSAAVLGGHVDFMSTTSGWVPLAQAGQVRVLAVFADKRIKAFPDAPTVAELGYKVVHNSPFGIFGPKNMPKEVVKTLHDGFKKAMEDPAFLSTMESYELPVLYQDGNDYAKFWADAYVEAGDHVKKFIKKE from the coding sequence ATGAGATCTGCGAGTTGGATGTTGACTTTGGCAGTGCTCTTGTGTGCGCTTGCCTTGTGTCCTGCCGTTGGACTGGCCGCGGGCTTTCCGGATAAGCCGATCACCGTGATCGTTCCGTACCCGGCAGGCGGGTCTACGGACGTAGCCATACGCGCGTTGGCCGAAGCAGCCAAGAAACACCTGGGGCAACCCGTAATCGTCGAAAACAAGAGTGGAGGCGGAGGCGCCGTAGGTGTAGGGAGCATCGTAGGCAAGAAGCCGGATGGTTATCTCCTGTCCGTAGCCGTGACCAGCCTGCTTCGGAACTCGTATATAAATAAATTGCCCTTTGACACGGTTAAAGACCTCACTCCCATCATCCGGGTCGGTGGGTATTTGTACGGCATAGTGGTGAAAAGCGACTCTCAGTTCAAGGATTTGGGAGAGTTGGTGGCTCATGCAAAAGCCAATCCGGGTAAACTGACGTACATGGCCTCCGGGGTGGGCACAGGCGGCCACGTGGCCATGGAGGAGTTGGCCTACAACACCGGTATTAAGCTCTCTCATATTCCCTCCAAAGGAGACCAGGAATCATCCGCAGCGGTTTTGGGGGGCCACGTGGATTTCATGTCCACTACATCAGGCTGGGTGCCCTTGGCCCAGGCCGGGCAAGTTCGTGTGTTGGCCGTTTTCGCAGACAAACGGATCAAGGCTTTTCCGGATGCCCCGACCGTGGCTGAACTAGGCTACAAGGTGGTGCATAATTCGCCCTTCGGGATTTTCGGCCCTAAGAACATGCCCAAAGAAGTGGTCAAGACCCTACATGACGGGTTCAAGAAGGCGATGGAAGACCCGGCGTTCCTATCCACCATGGAAAGTTATGAGTTGCCGGTCCTGTATCAGGACGGCAATGATTACGCGAAGTTCTGGGCAGACGCCTACGTTGAGGCTGGTGATCACGTCAAGAAGTTCATCAAGAAGGAATAG
- a CDS encoding tripartite tricarboxylate transporter TctB family protein has product MTKQYLIADGFWLVLAVAVCVESWSLGIGEFTSPGPGFLPFWAGVLLGLLSLISLVQTATEKAKEEPSVWAGVKILKLGLVILTLLLYVALLNTLGFFLCTFLLLLFLFRAVEPYRWHVVLLASILSLAAVYVFFVLLLDVRLPSGILVF; this is encoded by the coding sequence TTGACAAAGCAGTATTTGATAGCTGATGGCTTCTGGTTGGTCCTGGCGGTGGCTGTGTGTGTGGAGTCCTGGAGTCTGGGGATAGGGGAATTCACGAGTCCGGGCCCGGGTTTTCTACCGTTCTGGGCCGGTGTACTCCTTGGCCTTCTTTCGTTGATTTCGCTGGTCCAAACTGCCACCGAGAAGGCTAAGGAAGAGCCATCTGTGTGGGCAGGGGTGAAGATCCTCAAACTGGGTCTGGTGATACTGACCCTCTTGCTGTACGTGGCTCTGCTCAACACCTTGGGGTTTTTCCTTTGCACGTTCTTGCTCTTGCTCTTTCTGTTTCGGGCGGTTGAACCGTACCGTTGGCACGTAGTGCTATTGGCAAGCATCTTGTCATTGGCCGCTGTTTACGTTTTCTTTGTCCTATTGCTGGACGTAAGATTGCCATCAGGAATTCTGGTTTTTTAG
- a CDS encoding tripartite tricarboxylate transporter permease yields the protein MDVLTQLALGFQVALQPINLFYCFLGCLIGTMVGVLPGLGPTAAMSLLLPVTFQVQPVSAVIMLAGIYYGAMYGGSTTSILVNIPGEAASVMTCLDGYRMARAGRAGAALGMAAFCSFIAGTVGILGLTLLAPPLVGFALRFGPPEYFSLMCLGLVVLTFLSSTSMIRSLMMACFGLIVGAVGQDVVSGTTRFTFGTMELMDGVGLVPVVMGLFGISEVLLNLETKIDLEIFKTKVKGLLPTLEDWIRCKWALVRGTLVGFFLGILPGGGAVLSSFVAYAVEKRFSPRGDEFGTGMIEGVAAPEAANNSAAQSAFIPLLTLGLPSNVVMAMLLGALIIHGVTPGPLLITQHPEVFWGVVASMYLGNVMLLVLNLPLVGMWVQFLKVPYAIMMPVIVLFCLIGSYTISNSVMDIFFMLVFGVIGYLMKKFKYEAPPFILAFVLGPLLEYSLKQSLLISKGSFGIFVTRPISAVCLGIGLILLLIPLVPHFGRKRPGATLESED from the coding sequence ATGGACGTTTTGACTCAGCTCGCCCTGGGCTTTCAGGTTGCCCTGCAGCCGATCAACCTGTTCTATTGTTTTCTGGGCTGCTTGATTGGCACAATGGTGGGGGTGTTGCCGGGGCTGGGGCCGACCGCGGCCATGTCCCTTCTTTTGCCCGTCACCTTTCAGGTACAGCCCGTTTCAGCCGTTATCATGCTGGCCGGGATCTATTACGGAGCCATGTACGGGGGATCGACCACCTCTATCCTGGTCAACATACCCGGGGAAGCGGCTTCGGTGATGACGTGCCTGGACGGGTATCGCATGGCCCGCGCAGGGCGGGCCGGCGCGGCCTTGGGCATGGCTGCGTTCTGCTCTTTTATCGCCGGCACGGTGGGAATCCTCGGGCTGACGTTGCTCGCGCCGCCGTTGGTCGGATTTGCATTGCGTTTCGGCCCTCCCGAATACTTCTCCCTGATGTGCCTGGGTCTGGTCGTCCTGACATTCCTGTCATCCACCTCCATGATCAGATCTCTAATGATGGCTTGCTTCGGTCTCATCGTGGGAGCGGTCGGGCAGGACGTAGTGTCGGGAACAACCCGATTCACCTTCGGGACCATGGAACTCATGGATGGCGTTGGCCTCGTTCCGGTCGTCATGGGACTCTTCGGCATCTCGGAAGTACTACTCAATCTTGAAACCAAGATAGATTTGGAGATATTCAAAACCAAAGTCAAAGGGCTCCTTCCTACTTTGGAAGACTGGATCAGGTGCAAATGGGCCCTTGTCCGAGGGACCTTGGTCGGTTTCTTCCTGGGGATCCTTCCTGGTGGTGGGGCGGTCCTGTCCTCGTTCGTCGCGTACGCTGTGGAAAAAAGGTTTTCCCCGCGCGGGGATGAGTTCGGGACCGGTATGATCGAGGGAGTGGCTGCGCCCGAGGCAGCCAACAACTCAGCGGCACAGTCCGCGTTTATCCCGTTGCTTACCCTGGGCCTACCCTCGAATGTGGTCATGGCTATGCTGCTCGGCGCTCTAATTATTCATGGAGTGACACCGGGTCCGCTCCTTATCACCCAGCACCCGGAGGTCTTTTGGGGCGTGGTGGCCAGCATGTACCTCGGGAACGTCATGCTCCTGGTCTTGAATTTGCCCTTAGTGGGGATGTGGGTCCAGTTTCTGAAGGTCCCCTATGCTATTATGATGCCTGTCATAGTCCTATTCTGTCTGATAGGCAGTTACACCATCTCGAACAGCGTGATGGACATCTTCTTCATGCTCGTGTTCGGGGTGATCGGCTATCTCATGAAAAAATTCAAGTACGAGGCCCCGCCGTTCATTTTAGCCTTCGTTCTCGGGCCTCTGCTGGAGTATTCACTCAAACAATCCCTGCTCATATCCAAGGGCAGCTTCGGCATTTTCGTGACAAGGCCTATTTCAGCAGTGTGTCTGGGGATCGGCCTGATTTTGCTTTTAATCCCTCTCGTACCTCACTTCGGGCGAAAACGCCCCGGGGCAACTCTGGAGAGTGAAGATTAG
- a CDS encoding pyruvate flavodoxin/ferredoxin oxidoreductase, whose product MGLTLMEGNEVIAWAAYEAGCRFFAGYPITPATTIYNSMLRILPPEGGIVLQGEDEIASLGYCLGASMAGWKAMTATSGPGISLYSENISFAIGSEIPVVIVNVQRLGPSTGSATKGADGDIQFMRWGSSGGLPVIVLAPADVADCFPITMHAFNLAEQYRCPVFIASNKEIGLTGETVNFAELERVPIINRLPAQEGMPFVPFRPAPDSGVPYFLPIGAKTVVRQTSSTHGENGYITTDPAAIRAANERLERKLTANADRFSYYHEEPVEGARTLVVTYGITSRAARLACRELNKTGRKASLLVLKTLYPVPESVICRAADSIKRVLVVEMNQGQYVLEVARILNHHNVEFTGGMDGKLISPSQIMEAVID is encoded by the coding sequence ATGGGTTTGACCTTAATGGAGGGTAACGAGGTTATTGCCTGGGCCGCTTATGAGGCCGGCTGCCGCTTTTTCGCGGGTTATCCGATTACACCGGCGACAACGATCTACAACAGTATGCTCCGAATTCTGCCTCCCGAAGGGGGAATTGTGCTTCAGGGAGAGGATGAAATAGCCTCGCTCGGCTATTGCCTCGGAGCGTCTATGGCAGGCTGGAAGGCCATGACCGCCACGTCCGGTCCCGGAATTAGCCTGTACAGTGAAAACATCTCGTTTGCCATAGGATCGGAAATCCCGGTGGTTATCGTAAACGTCCAGCGCTTGGGGCCATCCACCGGGTCCGCTACCAAGGGCGCGGACGGTGACATTCAATTCATGCGCTGGGGAAGCTCCGGCGGACTGCCCGTGATCGTGCTCGCGCCCGCGGATGTGGCCGACTGTTTCCCGATAACCATGCACGCTTTCAATCTCGCGGAGCAGTACCGGTGTCCCGTGTTCATCGCTTCCAACAAAGAGATCGGCCTGACCGGTGAAACGGTGAATTTTGCCGAACTGGAGAGAGTACCTATAATCAATAGGCTCCCGGCACAGGAGGGGATGCCTTTTGTCCCTTTTCGGCCTGCGCCGGATTCCGGCGTGCCCTATTTCCTGCCCATTGGGGCCAAGACCGTGGTGCGCCAAACATCGTCCACCCACGGAGAAAACGGGTACATAACCACAGACCCGGCGGCCATACGAGCTGCCAATGAAAGGTTGGAGAGAAAACTGACGGCAAATGCCGACCGATTCAGCTATTACCACGAGGAACCGGTCGAGGGCGCCCGGACGCTTGTGGTCACGTACGGCATCACTTCACGGGCCGCTCGGCTGGCATGCCGTGAGCTAAACAAAACAGGCCGAAAGGCGAGCCTGCTGGTGCTCAAGACGTTGTATCCGGTGCCGGAAAGCGTTATTTGCCGTGCGGCCGACAGCATCAAAAGAGTTCTGGTCGTGGAAATGAATCAGGGACAGTATGTGCTGGAAGTAGCTCGTATCCTCAATCACCACAACGTCGAATTCACCGGAGGGATGGATGGCAAGCTCATCAGCCCGTCACAGATCATGGAGGCGGTAATTGACTAG